A single region of the Streptococcus macedonicus ACA-DC 198 genome encodes:
- the rpoC gene encoding DNA-directed RNA polymerase beta' subunit has translation MVDVNRFKSMQITLASPSKVRSWSYGEVKKPETINYRTLKPEREGLFDEVIFGPTKDWECACGKYKRIRYKGIVCDRCGVEVTRAKVRRERMGHIELKAPVSHIWYFKGIPSRMGLTLDMSPRALEEVIYFAAYVVIDPKDTPLEPKSLLTEREYREKLQEYGQGSFVAKMGAEAIQDLLKRVDLKSEIAELKEELKTATGQKRIKAVRRLDVLDAFYKSGNKPEWMVLNILPVIPPDLRPMVQLDGGRFAASDLNDLYRRVINRNNRLARLLELNAPGIIVQNEKRMLQEAVDALIDNGRRGRPITGPGSRPLKSLSHMLKGKQGRFRQNLLGKRVDFSGRSVIAVGPTLKMYQCGVPREMAIELFKPFVMREIVARDYAGNVKAAKRMVERGDERIWDILEEVIKEHPVLLNRAPTLHRLGIQAFEPVLIDGKALRLHPLVCEAYNADFDGDQMAIHVPLSEEAQAEARILMLAAEHILNPKDGKPVVTPSQDMVLGNYYLTMEDSGREGEGMIFKDRDEAVMAYRNGYVHLHTRVGIAVDSMPNKPWTDEQKHKILVTTVGKILFNDIMPEDLPYLQEPNNANLTEKTPDKYFLAPGQDIQSAIDSLEINVPFKKKNLGNIIAEIFKRFRTTETSAFLDRLKDLGYYHSTLAGLTVGIADIPVIDNKQEIIDAAHSKVEQINKAFRRGLMTDDDRYVAVTTTWREAKEKLEQRLIETQDPKNPIVMMMDSGARGNISNFSQLAGMRGLMAAPNGRIMELPILSNFREGLSVLEMFFSTHGARKGMTDTALKTADSGYLTRRLVDVAQDVIIREDDCETDRGLVIRAITDGKEVTETLEERLVGRYTKKSVKHPETGEVIVGPDVLITEDTAAEIVKAGVEEVTIRSVFTCNTRHGVCRHCYGVNLATGDAVEVGEAVGTIAAQSIGEPGTQLTMRTFHTGGVASNTDITQGLPRIQEIFEARNPKGEAVITEVKGTVVDIEEDASTRTKKVYVQGKTGMGEYVVPFTAHMKVAVGDEVHRGDPLTEGSIQPKRLLEVRDTLSVETYLLAEVQKVYRSQGVEIGDKHVEVMVRQMLRKVRIMDPGDTELLPGTLMDIADFTDANKDVVISGGIPATSRPVLMGITKASLETNSFLSAASFQETTRVLTDAAIRGKKDHLLGLKENVIIGKIIPAGTGMARYRNLEPLAVNELETSEEAETVEATVSTDAE, from the coding sequence GTGGTTGACGTAAATCGTTTTAAAAGTATGCAAATCACATTAGCCTCACCAAGTAAAGTCCGTTCATGGTCTTATGGTGAAGTTAAAAAACCTGAAACAATCAACTATCGTACGCTCAAACCAGAACGTGAAGGTCTTTTTGATGAAGTAATCTTTGGACCAACAAAAGACTGGGAATGTGCTTGTGGTAAATATAAACGTATTCGTTATAAAGGAATTGTTTGTGACCGCTGTGGTGTTGAAGTAACACGTGCTAAAGTTCGTCGTGAACGCATGGGACACATTGAATTGAAAGCTCCAGTATCACACATCTGGTACTTCAAAGGTATTCCATCACGCATGGGACTTACTCTTGACATGAGTCCACGTGCTCTTGAAGAAGTTATTTACTTCGCTGCTTACGTAGTTATCGATCCAAAAGATACTCCGCTTGAACCAAAATCACTTTTGACTGAGCGTGAATATCGTGAAAAATTACAAGAATACGGACAAGGATCATTTGTTGCGAAAATGGGTGCTGAAGCTATCCAAGATCTTCTTAAACGCGTTGATTTGAAATCTGAAATCGCTGAACTTAAAGAAGAATTGAAAACAGCAACAGGGCAAAAACGTATCAAAGCTGTCCGTCGTTTGGACGTGCTTGATGCTTTTTACAAATCTGGTAACAAACCAGAATGGATGGTACTTAACATCTTGCCAGTTATTCCACCAGATCTTCGTCCAATGGTGCAATTGGATGGTGGACGTTTCGCTGCATCTGACTTGAATGACCTTTACCGTCGTGTTATCAACCGTAACAACCGTTTGGCTCGTTTGCTTGAATTGAATGCCCCAGGTATCATTGTGCAAAATGAAAAACGTATGTTGCAAGAAGCTGTTGATGCTCTTATCGATAACGGTCGTCGTGGTCGTCCAATCACTGGTCCTGGTAGCCGTCCTCTTAAATCTTTGAGCCACATGCTTAAAGGTAAACAAGGTCGTTTCCGTCAAAACTTGCTTGGTAAACGTGTTGACTTCTCTGGACGTTCAGTTATCGCCGTAGGTCCAACACTTAAAATGTATCAATGTGGTGTGCCACGTGAAATGGCTATCGAATTGTTCAAACCATTCGTAATGCGTGAAATCGTTGCGCGTGACTATGCTGGTAACGTTAAAGCAGCTAAACGTATGGTTGAACGTGGTGATGAACGTATTTGGGATATTCTTGAAGAAGTTATCAAAGAACACCCAGTACTCCTTAACCGCGCACCGACTCTTCACCGTTTGGGTATCCAAGCCTTCGAACCAGTCCTTATTGACGGTAAAGCACTTCGTCTTCACCCACTTGTTTGTGAAGCCTACAATGCCGACTTCGATGGTGACCAAATGGCCATCCACGTGCCACTTTCTGAAGAAGCACAAGCTGAAGCACGTATTCTTATGCTTGCCGCAGAACACATCCTTAACCCTAAAGATGGTAAACCAGTCGTAACACCATCTCAAGATATGGTTCTTGGTAACTACTACCTTACTATGGAAGACTCAGGTCGTGAAGGTGAAGGAATGATCTTCAAGGACCGTGATGAAGCAGTTATGGCTTACCGCAATGGTTATGTTCACTTGCATACTCGTGTGGGTATTGCCGTTGATAGCATGCCAAATAAGCCATGGACTGACGAACAGAAACATAAAATCCTGGTTACAACTGTAGGTAAGATTCTCTTCAACGATATCATGCCTGAGGATTTACCTTACCTTCAAGAGCCAAACAATGCTAATCTAACAGAAAAAACTCCAGATAAGTACTTCTTGGCACCAGGACAAGATATTCAATCTGCTATTGACAGCTTGGAAATCAATGTACCATTTAAGAAGAAAAATCTTGGAAATATCATTGCGGAAATCTTTAAACGTTTCCGTACAACAGAAACATCAGCTTTCCTTGACCGCTTGAAAGACCTTGGTTACTATCATTCAACTCTTGCTGGTTTGACAGTGGGTATCGCCGATATCCCAGTTATCGATAACAAACAAGAAATTATCGATGCAGCTCACAGCAAAGTTGAACAAATCAATAAAGCCTTCCGTCGTGGTTTGATGACTGATGATGACCGTTATGTTGCTGTTACCACAACATGGCGTGAAGCTAAAGAAAAACTTGAACAACGTCTGATTGAAACACAAGATCCTAAGAATCCTATCGTTATGATGATGGACTCAGGAGCTCGTGGTAACATCTCTAACTTCTCACAACTTGCCGGTATGCGTGGTTTGATGGCTGCTCCGAACGGACGTATCATGGAATTGCCTATCCTATCTAACTTCCGTGAAGGTTTGTCTGTCTTGGAAATGTTCTTCTCAACTCACGGTGCTCGTAAAGGTATGACCGATACAGCCCTTAAGACTGCCGACTCTGGTTACCTTACTCGTCGTTTGGTTGACGTTGCCCAAGACGTTATCATTCGTGAAGACGATTGTGAAACTGACCGTGGTCTTGTTATTCGTGCTATCACTGATGGTAAAGAAGTAACAGAAACTCTTGAAGAACGTCTTGTTGGTCGTTACACTAAGAAATCTGTTAAACATCCTGAAACTGGCGAAGTTATCGTTGGTCCAGATGTATTGATTACTGAAGATACGGCGGCTGAAATTGTTAAAGCTGGTGTTGAAGAAGTTACAATCCGTTCAGTATTCACATGTAACACTCGTCATGGTGTCTGCCGTCACTGTTATGGTGTCAACCTTGCAACAGGTGATGCGGTTGAAGTTGGTGAAGCAGTTGGTACAATTGCCGCTCAATCTATCGGTGAACCTGGTACACAGCTTACAATGCGTACTTTCCATACGGGTGGTGTTGCGTCAAATACCGATATCACACAAGGTCTTCCTCGTATCCAAGAAATCTTTGAAGCTCGTAATCCTAAAGGGGAAGCCGTTATCACTGAAGTTAAAGGTACTGTTGTTGACATCGAAGAAGATGCTTCTACACGTACTAAGAAAGTTTACGTTCAAGGTAAAACTGGTATGGGTGAATACGTGGTACCATTCACTGCCCACATGAAAGTTGCTGTTGGTGATGAGGTACACCGTGGTGATCCACTTACCGAAGGTTCTATCCAACCTAAACGTCTCCTTGAAGTTCGTGACACATTATCAGTTGAAACTTACCTTCTTGCTGAAGTACAAAAAGTTTACCGTAGCCAAGGGGTAGAAATCGGTGATAAACACGTCGAAGTAATGGTTCGCCAAATGCTTCGCAAAGTTCGTATTATGGATCCAGGTGATACAGAACTTCTCCCAGGCACACTTATGGATATTGCAGACTTTACGGATGCTAACAAAGATGTTGTTATCTCTGGTGGTATCCCTGCAACATCACGTCCAGTGCTCATGGGGATTACAAAAGCTTCGCTTGAAACTAACTCATTCTTGTCAGCCGCATCATTCCAAGAAACAACTCGTGTTCTTACAGATGCTGCTATCCGTGGTAAGAAAGATCATCTTCTTGGTCTTAAAGAAAATGTTATCATCGGTAAAATCATTCCAGCTGGTACAGGTATGGCTCGTTACCGCAACCTTGAACCACTAGCTGTTAATGAACTTGAAACAAGTGAAGAAGCAGAAACAGTTGAAGCAACTGTTTCAACAGATGCTGAATAA
- a CDS encoding DNA binding protein, with translation MYQVIKMYGDWEPWWFLKDWEKDIIEEKCFEYFEDAFSFYKTEWLSLKTTLPSCKCHDNLQAAFWDKTEQRWCENCGDYLQQYHSILMLKDGQELPEGTFSYHFNVQND, from the coding sequence ATGTATCAAGTGATAAAAATGTATGGGGATTGGGAGCCGTGGTGGTTCTTGAAAGATTGGGAAAAAGATATTATAGAAGAAAAATGCTTTGAGTATTTTGAGGATGCTTTCTCTTTCTACAAAACAGAATGGTTATCTCTTAAAACGACTTTACCAAGTTGTAAATGTCATGATAATCTTCAGGCGGCTTTCTGGGATAAAACAGAGCAACGTTGGTGTGAGAATTGTGGGGATTATCTGCAACAGTATCATTCCATTTTAATGCTCAAAGACGGTCAAGAATTACCTGAAGGGACTTTTTCTTATCATTTTAACGTTCAAAATGATTAA
- the comGA gene encoding Late competence protein ComGA, access of DNA to ComEA codes for MIQEKAKQLIKDAVEVNAQDIYILPREDCYEVYQRVGDQRQFVDYFELEQMTSLISHFKFVAGMNVGEKRRSQLGSCDYQFADEEEISLRLSSVGDYRGRESLVIRLLYSGRHDLQYWFDGMKNILEAIDSRGLYLFSGPVGSGKTTLMYQLVREKFPNKQVITIEDPVEIKQEQMLQLQLNSDIGMTYDELIKLSLRHRPDILIIGEIRDSETARAVIRASLTGAVVFSTIHAKSIPGVYARLLELGLSKQELENSLRAIVYQRLIGGGGVIDFAKENFESHQPECWNTKIESLVKDGHITAEQAKIEKIAI; via the coding sequence ATGATTCAGGAAAAAGCAAAGCAACTCATTAAGGATGCTGTTGAAGTTAATGCGCAAGATATTTACATTTTACCTAGAGAAGACTGTTATGAAGTGTATCAACGCGTGGGAGACCAACGGCAATTTGTTGATTATTTTGAACTAGAGCAGATGACTAGCTTGATTAGTCATTTTAAATTTGTGGCAGGTATGAATGTTGGGGAGAAACGTCGTAGTCAGTTAGGTTCTTGTGATTATCAATTTGCAGATGAGGAAGAGATTTCGCTTCGTTTGTCGAGTGTTGGTGATTATCGCGGACGAGAAAGTTTGGTGATTCGCTTGCTTTATTCTGGTCGTCATGACTTGCAATATTGGTTTGACGGGATGAAAAATATTTTAGAAGCTATTGACAGTAGGGGGCTTTACCTTTTTTCGGGACCAGTAGGGAGTGGAAAAACCACTCTCATGTACCAATTGGTTCGTGAAAAATTTCCTAATAAGCAAGTCATTACAATTGAGGATCCTGTTGAAATCAAACAGGAACAAATGTTGCAGTTGCAGTTAAATAGTGATATTGGGATGACTTATGACGAGCTGATTAAATTATCGCTTCGTCATAGACCAGATATTCTGATTATCGGAGAAATTCGTGATAGCGAGACAGCGCGTGCAGTTATTCGTGCGAGTTTGACGGGAGCTGTTGTATTTTCGACCATTCATGCGAAGAGCATCCCTGGCGTTTACGCACGTCTTTTGGAATTGGGGCTTAGTAAGCAAGAATTGGAAAATAGTTTGCGTGCCATTGTTTATCAACGCTTAATTGGCGGAGGAGGTGTAATTGATTTTGCTAAAGAAAACTTTGAAAGTCACCAACCAGAGTGCTGGAATACAAAAATTGAAAGTCTTGTTAAAGACGGACATATCACAGCTGAACAAGCAAAAATCGAAAAAATTGCCATTTAA
- the comGB gene encoding Late competence protein ComGB, access of DNA to ComEA gives MLKKTLKVTNQSAGIQKLKVLLKTDISQLNKQKSKKLPFKKQRKVIQLFNNLFESGFNLTEIVSFLRRSQLLLDIYVERMQESLLNGARLATMMADLGFSDSIVTQIALADVHGNSQKSLLKIESYLSSMTVVRKKLIEVATYPLILLLFLILIMLGMKNYLLPQLESQNVATQIITHFPTIFLLSIFSIGVLLVCATFYARRLSQIDLYSRISRIPLVGNYVRLYLTAYYAREWGNLIGQGIELMAIVKIMQKQKPLLFQEIGKDMEEALLSGQAFHQKVLGYPFFLRELSLMIEYGEVKSKLGRELDIYAEETWQRFFGKLTQATQLIQPLVFVFVALIIVLIYVAMLLPMYQNMGGNF, from the coding sequence TTGCTAAAGAAAACTTTGAAAGTCACCAACCAGAGTGCTGGAATACAAAAATTGAAAGTCTTGTTAAAGACGGACATATCACAGCTGAACAAGCAAAAATCGAAAAAATTGCCATTTAAAAAACAGCGCAAGGTTATTCAACTCTTTAATAATCTTTTTGAAAGTGGGTTTAATTTAACAGAAATCGTGTCTTTTCTCCGAAGAAGTCAATTGTTGTTAGACATTTATGTTGAGAGGATGCAAGAAAGTTTGTTAAATGGTGCTAGACTAGCAACAATGATGGCAGATTTAGGGTTTTCAGACAGTATTGTCACACAAATTGCTTTGGCTGATGTTCATGGAAACAGTCAGAAAAGTCTGCTGAAGATTGAGTCTTACCTTTCTAGCATGACTGTCGTCAGAAAAAAGTTGATTGAAGTTGCAACGTATCCATTGATTTTGTTGTTGTTTCTTATTTTGATTATGCTGGGGATGAAGAATTATCTACTGCCACAGCTGGAAAGCCAAAATGTGGCAACGCAGATTATTACGCATTTTCCAACGATTTTTTTGCTAAGTATTTTCTCGATTGGAGTCTTGCTTGTTTGTGCGACATTTTATGCTAGGCGTTTATCGCAGATTGATTTATATAGTCGCATAAGCCGGATTCCACTTGTGGGAAACTATGTTAGGTTATATTTGACAGCTTACTATGCGCGTGAATGGGGAAATTTGATTGGGCAAGGTATTGAATTAATGGCAATCGTGAAAATCATGCAAAAGCAAAAGCCGCTCTTATTTCAAGAGATTGGAAAGGATATGGAAGAAGCGTTGCTTTCAGGGCAAGCTTTTCATCAAAAAGTTCTAGGCTATCCATTCTTTTTGCGAGAATTGAGCCTAATGATTGAATATGGTGAGGTCAAATCGAAGCTGGGACGTGAGTTAGACATTTATGCTGAGGAAACATGGCAGAGATTCTTTGGCAAATTGACTCAAGCAACACAGCTCATTCAACCACTTGTTTTTGTTTTTGTGGCTTTGATTATTGTGTTAATTTATGTGGCAATGTTGTTGCCAATGTATCAAAATATGGGAGGAAATTTTTAA
- the comGC gene encoding Late competence protein ComGC, access of DNA to ComEA encodes MKKFWKKLCQKTVKGFTLVEMLIVLLIISVLMLLFVPNLSKQKDVVREKGDAAVVKVVESQMDLYEMKTGDKPTVDDLVEVGYITSEQAKTYNEAKK; translated from the coding sequence ATGAAAAAGTTTTGGAAAAAATTATGTCAGAAAACGGTAAAAGGGTTCACACTTGTGGAGATGTTGATTGTGCTTCTTATTATCAGTGTTTTAATGTTGCTTTTTGTACCGAATTTGAGTAAGCAAAAGGATGTTGTTCGTGAAAAAGGCGATGCTGCTGTTGTGAAAGTGGTAGAGAGCCAAATGGATTTGTACGAAATGAAAACGGGAGACAAACCGACTGTTGATGATTTAGTTGAAGTTGGCTACATCACTTCTGAACAAGCAAAAACTTACAATGAAGCTAAAAAATAA
- the comGD gene encoding Late competence protein ComGD, access of DNA to ComEA, translating to MKLKNKTVSAFTLLESLLTLGISCFIIMMFSGSLNGIFQNVEEKIFFLSFENLYCDTQKLANARQQILTLTVSQEEVSTDFSTVKLPPSVKVDKTYQVNYDKAGGDSSLAKLTFQTSDKEVNYQLYLGSGKYKKTETKSLHTP from the coding sequence ATGAAGCTAAAAAATAAAACTGTTTCAGCTTTTACCCTTTTAGAAAGTTTATTAACACTAGGAATTTCCTGTTTTATTATCATGATGTTTTCAGGCTCTTTGAATGGTATTTTTCAAAATGTGGAAGAAAAGATTTTCTTTTTATCGTTTGAAAATCTCTATTGTGACACGCAAAAATTAGCTAATGCTAGGCAACAAATTCTTACGTTGACCGTTTCGCAAGAGGAAGTGTCAACTGATTTTTCAACTGTAAAACTCCCTCCGTCGGTCAAAGTAGATAAAACTTATCAAGTCAATTATGACAAAGCAGGAGGCGATTCGTCCTTGGCAAAATTAACCTTTCAAACGTCAGATAAAGAGGTCAACTATCAATTATATTTAGGGAGTGGTAAATATAAAAAGACAGAAACTAAAAGCTTACATACTCCTTGA
- the comGE gene encoding Late competence protein ComGE has translation MIALGLLAMITSVVLGEIDKNSQSMQESLRQQEALNVATMAVQTGQNHLKMNGVEVEIIKKDGEIYVYEGKTEILHVKKD, from the coding sequence TTGATAGCACTAGGATTGTTAGCGATGATTACGAGTGTTGTTTTAGGGGAAATTGATAAAAATAGCCAGTCTATGCAAGAAAGTTTACGGCAGCAGGAAGCTCTTAATGTGGCAACAATGGCTGTGCAAACAGGACAAAATCATTTGAAGATGAATGGTGTTGAGGTTGAGATTATCAAAAAAGATGGAGAGATCTATGTTTATGAGGGGAAAACGGAAATATTACACGTTAAAAAAGACTAG
- the comGF gene encoding Late competence protein ComGF, access of DNA to ComEA, with the protein MFMRGKRKYYTLKKTSLEAFSLIECLVSLLVISGAILVYNGLTQYISANVHYLSENQEENWLLFSQQLRAELANCQLDKVENNKLYVTKSSQKLAFGQSKADDFRKTNASGQGYQPMIFGVKSSAISRDGQKVTMTLNLENGLERTFVYTFETAS; encoded by the coding sequence ATGTTTATGAGGGGAAAACGGAAATATTACACGTTAAAAAAGACTAGTTTAGAGGCATTCAGCCTCATAGAATGTTTGGTTTCTTTATTAGTAATTTCGGGTGCTATTCTTGTTTACAATGGCTTAACGCAATATATTTCTGCAAATGTGCATTATTTGTCGGAAAATCAAGAGGAAAACTGGCTTTTGTTTTCACAACAGCTGCGTGCGGAGCTTGCCAATTGTCAATTAGATAAGGTTGAAAATAACAAACTATATGTGACGAAGTCCAGTCAAAAGTTGGCATTTGGACAGTCAAAGGCTGATGATTTTCGTAAAACAAACGCATCTGGTCAAGGCTATCAGCCAATGATATTTGGAGTAAAATCTTCTGCTATTTCTAGAGATGGTCAGAAGGTGACAATGACATTGAATTTAGAGAATGGTTTGGAGAGGACATTTGTTTACACTTTTGAAACGGCAAGTTAA
- the comGG gene encoding Late competence protein ComGG, with protein MFTLLKRQVKAGILIYALLMAAIFALLLQFYLGRVVAMERQHQAQLSASQAYLMAKLTKDLAKEDTGHLTFDQGVADYNFQDNRLQVVVKLSNQQEFDYVF; from the coding sequence TTGTTTACACTTTTGAAACGGCAAGTTAAGGCAGGGATTTTAATCTATGCTTTGCTTATGGCAGCAATTTTTGCCTTGCTTTTACAATTTTATCTAGGACGTGTCGTGGCAATGGAGCGACAACATCAAGCGCAGCTATCTGCTAGTCAGGCTTATTTAATGGCAAAATTAACAAAAGATTTGGCAAAAGAGGATACTGGTCACCTTACATTTGATCAAGGAGTAGCTGACTACAACTTCCAAGATAATCGATTGCAGGTGGTGGTCAAACTGTCTAATCAACAAGAATTTGACTATGTTTTCTAA
- the ytxK gene encoding Adenine-specific methyltransferase — translation MNFEKIETAYELILENIQLIENELKTHIYDALIEQNSFYLGAEGASEEVAANNEKLRQLALTKEEWRRAFQFIFIKAGQTEQLQANHQFTPDAIGFILLFLIENLTDSDKIDLLEIGSGTGNLAQTLLNNSSKELNYLGIEVDDLLIDLSASIAEVLDSDAQFIQEDAVRPQILKESDVIISDLPVGFYPNDDIAKRYKVANSDEHTYAHHLLMEQSLKYLKKDGIAVFLAPVSLLTSKQSDLLKQWLKDYADIIAVITLPESIFGNAANAKSIFVLKKQAAYTPETFVYPLSDLQSREALTDFIRKFQKWKIDNINF, via the coding sequence ATGAATTTTGAAAAAATTGAAACAGCCTATGAGCTGATTTTAGAAAATATCCAATTAATTGAAAATGAGTTAAAAACTCATATTTATGATGCGCTTATTGAACAGAATTCTTTTTACTTGGGGGCTGAAGGTGCCAGTGAAGAAGTTGCTGCCAACAATGAAAAACTACGTCAGCTTGCATTGACCAAAGAAGAGTGGCGTCGAGCTTTCCAATTTATCTTTATTAAAGCTGGTCAAACAGAGCAGCTGCAAGCCAATCATCAATTTACACCAGATGCTATTGGTTTTATTTTGCTGTTCTTGATTGAAAATCTGACAGATTCAGATAAAATTGATCTTTTAGAAATTGGTAGTGGGACAGGAAACCTTGCTCAAACATTGTTAAATAATTCGTCTAAAGAATTAAATTATCTTGGTATTGAAGTTGACGATTTATTGATTGATTTATCAGCAAGTATTGCAGAAGTGTTGGATTCTGATGCTCAGTTTATTCAAGAAGATGCTGTGCGTCCACAAATTCTGAAAGAAAGTGATGTGATTATTAGTGATTTGCCAGTTGGTTTTTATCCTAATGATGACATTGCCAAACGTTATAAAGTGGCAAATTCTGATGAGCATACTTATGCCCATCATTTATTGATGGAACAATCGTTAAAATATCTCAAAAAAGATGGTATTGCAGTCTTTTTGGCGCCCGTCAGTCTTTTGACAAGTAAGCAAAGTGATTTATTGAAACAATGGTTGAAAGATTACGCGGATATTATCGCCGTGATTACCTTGCCAGAATCTATTTTTGGTAATGCAGCGAATGCAAAATCAATTTTTGTTTTGAAAAAACAGGCTGCGTATACGCCAGAAACCTTTGTTTATCCACTTTCTGACTTACAAAGTCGTGAAGCTCTGACTGATTTCATTAGAAAATTTCAAAAATGGAAAATTGATAATATTAATTTTTAA